The genomic window CGCGCCGCGCACCCGCTTTCGCCGGCAGGAATCCGCCAAAGCGAAACGAATCTGTCGGCAGACCCGAGGCCGCCAGTGCCGCCACGAACGCCGCGGCTCCCGGCACCGGTACCACCGCGATGCCGCGCTCGGCCGCCAGCGATACCACCCGGTACCCTGGATCCGAGATTCCCGGCATGCCCGCATCGGAAACCAGCGCCACCGTCACTCCGTGTTCCAGTTCGCCTACCAGTGCGCGCGCGCGTTCCGCCTCGTTGTGCTCGTGGTAGCTGACCGTGCGCTTCGCGATGCCGTAGTGATCGAGCAGCTTGCGTGTCTGGCGCGTGTCCTCGCAGGCGATGAGGTCGGCTTCCTTCAGGATGCGCAGGGCGCGCAGGGTGATGTCGTCCAGGTTCCCGATGGGCGTGGCCACCACGTACAGCGTC from Terriglobales bacterium includes these protein-coding regions:
- the rsmI gene encoding 16S rRNA (cytidine(1402)-2'-O)-methyltransferase, which translates into the protein MTPARGTLYVVATPIGNLDDITLRALRILKEADLIACEDTRQTRKLLDHYGIAKRTVSYHEHNEAERARALVGELEHGVTVALVSDAGMPGISDPGYRVVSLAAERGIAVVPVPGAAAFVAALAASGLPTDSFRFGGFLPAKAGARRDALAQIRESTNTEIFYEAPHRLLEALEDVVELLGNNRPVVVARELTKLHEEFLRGPAGKLLGELRDRPIKGECTLLIGKAEAGAAAEKQEPEIAARLRQVMAERKLDEKSALKMVAKELGLSRSEAYRRLQRARR